The following is a genomic window from Ignavibacteria bacterium.
CTTCTCAGATGGCGCAATTTAAGCCGTCAAATCCTAATGACCAATTCAGAGTGAACATGCGTGAGGGCGGCAATATGTTAATGCAGCGTCAACAAGGTCTTATTGATGGTATTCAATTAATCGAGGGAGTAAATGTGCTGACACTTGACAGAAAAATACCTCCGTCAAAAACAGATACCAGCAACAAACAAAGTCTGGATTTACTTAACGTAAAATATAAGATTTCAGTTGCAGGGAATCGTGCCGGTTTAGTTGAAAACTCAGGATATATGCCGCGAGCAAAAATGTTTTATGATTATAAAGTCATCTCCGATAAAGATGGAATAATTAATTATATGAAAACTCCAGAATTTAATTATAATAAAACGGTTGTTCTTGAAAAAAATCCGGGTGTTGAGATTCAGCCGGCAGATTCTTTGACAAATAACAGCGTTACTATTAATGAATATAATCTTAACAGCATAAAACTGAATGTCCAAACGGATAAAAACGGTGTGTTATTGTTAAGCGAAATATATTATCCAGCATGGAAAGCTTTTGTTGACGGAAAAGAAACTGAAATCATCAGAGCTGATTATTGTTTGCGTGCGATTACGATTCCGCAGGGAAATCATACCGTTGAATTTGTTTTCGATTCGGATAACTTTAACAAAGGTAAAACAATTTCTTTGAGTGTGCTTATCGCAAGTTTAATTGGTCTCGTTGTGTTTGGATTTATTGCTTTTAAGAAGAAATAATTTTTGATTGTATGTCACAGAAAATAAAAGCTGTTGTTTTTGATGTCGATGGAACTCTTTATAATGAAACTAAACTGAGAAGATATGTCCTTTGGATGATTTTTGTAAATTTTCTTAAATCACCTATAAGGACTTATAAATATTTAAAGATTGTTTTGTCATACCGAAAATTTCATGAGCATCTCAGGTTTGACGCGAAAACTAAAAATAAGTTTAAGGCACAGGTTCAGATTACCGCGGATAAGTTCGGAATGAATTATGATGATGTTTATAAGATTATTAATGAATGGATTCATATAAAGCCATTACCATTTATTTCAAAGAGCAAGTATAAAGATTTAGATTCTGTCATTGCTTGGCTTAAAAAAAATAATTTTAGAATCGGTTTACTTTCAGATTACCCGTGTATGAGAAAAGCTGAAGCATTGGGAATAAAAGATGACATGGATTTGATTAAATGTTCGACCGATGAAGACATAGACTTCTTAAAACCAAGTTCTCTTGGCTTCACAAGAGTAGCCCAAATTTTGAATTTGCAGCCGCAAGAGATAGCTTATGTTGGTGATAGGAGTCATATCGATATGGTAGGAGCAATTGACGCAAATTTTGTACCCGTGCTGCTGCACAAGAAAGAGTCATCCGATAAATTCTATACTATAAATACTTTAAGTGAGTTGATTCCCTTAATAGAAAAACTTAATTCTTAATTTTTCAATGACTGATACTAAATTGAAATGCTGGTTATGCGATGGTTCAAATGTTTCCGTGTTTATGAATCAGGAAATTGATAAGAATTTAAAATCGACAGATGTGAGAATTACTGATGACAGATATGGGAAAACTCTGCCATTATACAAATGCAATGACTGTTCTTTTGTATTTGCATACCCGCTTCCTGAGAACATAATTGAGCTGTATGAAAATCTCGAAGATGAATCTTATATTGATAGTTTGAAGCCAAGAATAAAAGAAATGCAGCATCTTTTGAAAGCAGCATTAAAGCAAAAACCGGATGCAAAAACAGTTTTGGATGTCGGAGCAGGTGTGGGTTTAATGGTTAACGAAGCTCAGAAAAGAGGACTTGATGCAACCGGAGTCGAACCAAGTAAATGGCTCGTTCAAAAAGCAAAAGATTTATTCAGTATAAATATTATTGAAGGGATTGTTCCGAATGATGAACTTAAGAATAAAAAATTCGATATAATTTTTGCTGTTGATGTAATAGAGCATTTGTCTAACCCGCTTGAATTTTTAGAAACTCTTAAGAATTATTTAAACGATTCAGGCTTGCTTATAATTGCCACACCAGATTGCAATAGTGTTCTTGCCAAGAAACTCAAAGAAAAATGGTGGCATTTCCGTTTAGCTCATATCGGATATTTTAATCAGAAGTCTTTGGCGTATGCAATAAAGAAATCGGGTTTGAAGCTAATAAGATTTACGCGTCAGGTTTGGTATCTTCCCTTCGGATATCTATATAAACGTTTATCTAATTATCTGCCAATTGGATTTTTAAATAAGCAGATAGGCAAAATTGATTCATTGAATAATTTTCCTGTTCGTTTAAACTTACGCGATAGCATGGTTGCGTTTATTCAAAAATAATTAAAGTGAAAGCATTAATTCCATATATACAGATTGCGCGTCCCGACCACTGGTTCAAAAATGTTTTTATGATACCGGGAATACTCGTGGCATTTCTTTTTGCAGGAGTAACCTTTGATGCTCATTTCGTTCTGAATCTTGTATTAGGGGTTATGGCTGTTTGTTTTATCGCATCTGCTAACTATACAATCAATGAGCTTCTCGATGCGCCTTATGACATGGAGCATCCCGTCAAAAAATTTCGTCCGGTTCCTTCAGGTAAAATAAAAACAGGTTATGCTTATCTTCAATATTTTATTTTAATAGCTTTAGGGTTAGGAATATCATACTTTGTCAATGTTCCTTTCCTTTTGGTAAATCTTTTTCTTCTGATAATGGGTGTATTTTATAATGTGAAGCCCTTCAGAACAAAAGATTTGGTCTATGTCGATGTGCTTTCGGAATCTGTTAATAATTCGATAAGATTTTTGCTGGGCTGGTTTATCGTAACAACTGCTTTCATTCCGCCGCTTTCAATAATTATCGCTTATTGGATGATTGGTGCATTCTTTATGGCTTCCAAGCGCTTAGGTGAAATCAGATTTATTGACAATCAGGACACGGTGAAAAATTATAGGAAATCTTTGAGCAGATATACTGAAGCAAAGCTTATCACGAGCATAATTTTTTATGCATCGTTATTTTCTTTTAGCTCGGCAGTATTTCTGATAAGATATAAATTCGAGTTGATACTTATAAGCCCCATACTTTCATTGCTTGTTGCCGAGTATATAAGAATAAGTTTCATTCATAACAGCCCTGTTCAATATCCTGAAAAACTTTACAGACAAAAAGGACTGATGTTCATCTGCATCCTTTTGGTTGTATGCTTCGTAATTTTATTGTTCGTAAAAATTCCGGTTTTATCGGAAATATTTGAACCTAAAATCACGTTTTAGCTTTGAAAATCTTAATAAATGCTCTTTCCGGCAATGGAGATGCGCTTATGTTTTCACCGCTGCTTCCTCTCATAAAGAAACATCTTCCTGATTCGCAAATCGACATGCTTGTTATGTTCAAGTCCGTGAAAGAAATGTATGAACATAATCCTTACCTAGCCAACGTTTATCACATTGAATTTCTTAAACAGACTAAATCGGTTTCTCTCAGACAAGTTTCTAATTTAAAAAGAAACAAATATGATGTTTCCATAAATGTTTATCCGTCTAACAGATTTGAATATAATTTTTTGAATTATTTGCTTGGAGCAAAGAAAAGAATGTCGCATTCATATATCCATTCTAATTTTATCAGAGCTGAATATTTAAATAATATCAGGGTTCCTGAAATCAAAGACCGGCATAATGTCCTTCAGAATTTTGATTTGGTGAATAAAATAATTTCGGCAAGTGAAGATGAAATCGGTTCAATGGAGATTTTTTTGAGTAATGAGGATGATGAAAGAGCACGGGAATGGATTAAACAGGCTAACCCTCAAAATAAAAAAATAATTGGCATTCATGCAGGTTCATCAACATTGAAAAACCATATTCACAAGCGCTGGGATAAAAATAAATATGCTGAGCTCTGTAACAGCTTAATTAATAAACACAACTCTATTATTCTATTATTTGGAAATGAATTTGATTTGAACAATGAAATAAGCCGTATGCTGAACGGGCAGGGAATTATCGCTTCAACTGATAATTATATGGACTCAATGGCTCGATTGAAATATTGTAATTATTTTATTTCAAACGATACTGCATTTCTGCATTCTGCAGCAGCTTTTAAAATTCCGACAGTAGCAATATTTGCTTATACCAACTGGAAGGAATTATACCCTTGGAAATGTCATCATGAAATTGTGAGATTGGATTTGAATTGCAGTCCTTGTTTCTACAACTCTCCTAAGCCTGTTGAGTGTATCTGGCAGGGAAGCGACGAATTTAAGTGCATTAATAATATTTCGGTGAAAAAAGTTTACGAAGCTTTTCTTAGATTGGAAAGCTCTAATTCAGAAAATCCCACACAATAGTAAACCTCGAAACCACATTAGCAAATCCGCCCCTGTCATCATAAGGAAATAAGTAAGTATCATAATTAAACCTGTTAAATAAATTTGCAAGTGTGAAATTCACATTTGCACTTCCGATGCGCGCACCGATATAAAAATCAACATTGGTAATAACTGGTTCATATAATTTTGTTGGGGAAACAGAATAATCATAAAGTTTAAATCCGGTATAATATTTTACAATAAAGCCGGTTTTTAAGTCCAAATTATTATTAAAAAACTTATTTTCATAAAATATATTTCCTCTAAATAAATTCTTATCACCGTCAGTGTAAGTATAATTATCATTTACCAAGTCAAGAACTATATCCCAAATTTTAAATTTTATATTTCCTTTAAATGACTGATAATAATAATCGCTATAAAATGATTCCACAGTTATGTTTCCGGGTGTAAATATTAATCTTATGAAATCTATATCATTGGTGACGATTAACCTTGTGTACCGGAACTTCAAAAATAATGATTTAAAAGTAAAATCGAATCCTGCTTCATTATTGTTGAAATTAATTGATTTTGCTGATAAATTACTTGATCTACCGGAATAATTTACACCACCATATAGTTTAAGTTTTAAATTTTCTTTGTTAATTAGTTTGTAATAAGCTTCTATTCCGGGTGAGTTTAGATTTACTATCAATTCGGAATTGTCGGTATTGTCTTGCATGGTTGCTTTAGTGTGCTTAAAAAATAAAGAAACATCTAAATCATTATAATTAATATCATATTTTAGAAAACCTGAATACGTCTGTATATTAATTCCATCATCATATTTAACATTATCATAATTTGCATTTAAAATTAAATTCGAAGGAACATTTTTAAAGATATTAATTTTAAAATTTTGATTTAAGTTGACTTCATTTGAGATAGAATGTCCGCCATTATTT
Proteins encoded in this region:
- a CDS encoding HAD family hydrolase, whose translation is MSQKIKAVVFDVDGTLYNETKLRRYVLWMIFVNFLKSPIRTYKYLKIVLSYRKFHEHLRFDAKTKNKFKAQVQITADKFGMNYDDVYKIINEWIHIKPLPFISKSKYKDLDSVIAWLKKNNFRIGLLSDYPCMRKAEALGIKDDMDLIKCSTDEDIDFLKPSSLGFTRVAQILNLQPQEIAYVGDRSHIDMVGAIDANFVPVLLHKKESSDKFYTINTLSELIPLIEKLNS
- a CDS encoding class I SAM-dependent methyltransferase; translated protein: MTDTKLKCWLCDGSNVSVFMNQEIDKNLKSTDVRITDDRYGKTLPLYKCNDCSFVFAYPLPENIIELYENLEDESYIDSLKPRIKEMQHLLKAALKQKPDAKTVLDVGAGVGLMVNEAQKRGLDATGVEPSKWLVQKAKDLFSINIIEGIVPNDELKNKKFDIIFAVDVIEHLSNPLEFLETLKNYLNDSGLLIIATPDCNSVLAKKLKEKWWHFRLAHIGYFNQKSLAYAIKKSGLKLIRFTRQVWYLPFGYLYKRLSNYLPIGFLNKQIGKIDSLNNFPVRLNLRDSMVAFIQK
- a CDS encoding UbiA prenyltransferase family protein, whose amino-acid sequence is MKALIPYIQIARPDHWFKNVFMIPGILVAFLFAGVTFDAHFVLNLVLGVMAVCFIASANYTINELLDAPYDMEHPVKKFRPVPSGKIKTGYAYLQYFILIALGLGISYFVNVPFLLVNLFLLIMGVFYNVKPFRTKDLVYVDVLSESVNNSIRFLLGWFIVTTAFIPPLSIIIAYWMIGAFFMASKRLGEIRFIDNQDTVKNYRKSLSRYTEAKLITSIIFYASLFSFSSAVFLIRYKFELILISPILSLLVAEYIRISFIHNSPVQYPEKLYRQKGLMFICILLVVCFVILLFVKIPVLSEIFEPKITF
- a CDS encoding glycosyltransferase family 9 protein; translation: MKILINALSGNGDALMFSPLLPLIKKHLPDSQIDMLVMFKSVKEMYEHNPYLANVYHIEFLKQTKSVSLRQVSNLKRNKYDVSINVYPSNRFEYNFLNYLLGAKKRMSHSYIHSNFIRAEYLNNIRVPEIKDRHNVLQNFDLVNKIISASEDEIGSMEIFLSNEDDERAREWIKQANPQNKKIIGIHAGSSTLKNHIHKRWDKNKYAELCNSLINKHNSIILLFGNEFDLNNEISRMLNGQGIIASTDNYMDSMARLKYCNYFISNDTAFLHSAAAFKIPTVAIFAYTNWKELYPWKCHHEIVRLDLNCSPCFYNSPKPVECIWQGSDEFKCINNISVKKVYEAFLRLESSNSENPTQ